Within Mytilus edulis chromosome 10, xbMytEdul2.2, whole genome shotgun sequence, the genomic segment AAATCTGTTGAATTTACCACCTTAATGTATTATGTTCTACATTAATTTTGATCCTACACAATGAGGTTCTACATACCATCTTCTTTGAGACTTTTGTGGAAGGAAATGGATCAAATCACATGGAAGTAAACATTTTGGAATTCAGTATAATAGAAAGATTAGATTTTTGGTAAAATCATGTCTCgctctaaaaaaaaataagatgaagAAAGATAACATTACAGATTGATGTAATTATTATTTATGATGTAGACCATGTCCttccaattttttttcatatctccattgttatttttatcatttagatATATAAggatgtttgtctttttcagtgATGACGAAGGCCAGGATTTGTTCCACAAGCGAGGAAATGAATTCAAGTTACCCTATCCATTATTAGATTTAGATATTTGTTCAGGTTTTGACTTTCCTAATGATGAAATgatgtcaaaaatgaaaaatggaaaGCAAAAGAAACAGAAGAATCAGGGGGGTAGAGAATATTTACAATCCCCAGGGAGGAAAAGAAAGACTGGGTGTAGAGACATTATCAATGGAATCAACGGTTTCAGTGGAAACTATCCACAATACGGGAACTTTGAAGGTAGTGACTTTAAACCAGAAATTCTGTATCCATATCCACCCAATAATTTTGGGATTGAACCTGAAGTTTACCGTCCACATGGATATACTAGTTTCCCCGGGACTGTTTATCCATCGGCAGATACTTACGGTTTCACAGAAGCTGAGAAGCATAGTTATGCTAATGGTTATTATCTGGACTCACATCGGAGACAGTATCAACATACATTAGGTTACCATGGAAATGGATATCCTGATTTAATGACACCTGCTAGTAAATATGGGTATGGGTTTGGGTGTGATAGTTATGGACTTGAACTTGCCAAAAAGGTACATTACGGTGAGGATTTATCAAGACTTGACAACGATTTTAGAAAATATGCATATGAATATGGTAGTGACAGACTTCAACCTCGTCTAAATGGAAGTTTGGAACCTGTTGACCTTAGGTCATCATCAATGTATGGTAGTACTGGTTATGTGAATGGTGTTGATTCAATGGTCAGTCACGGAACAGGGTACTCCTCATCATCTTTGATCAAACCTGAAACTATTCATGGACAAAGTTTAATTTCAAAAGAGACAAAAGTTATTTGCTCTACAAATGACCTTGCACAAAATGGTCAAGGTCTGACAATTCCTTTACAACATAATTCAGTGATAAAAAATAATACTAGTCCAAGATCAATTCAAAACTCACGGAACTCTGATCATGTGAATGGACACTTATCAAACAGTTACAATAACTCTGGACGTGGGAATGTGATAAGTAGTCCGGGCTCCTCATGGAATCCTTGTCTAAAAAATTCCAGTCCTAATTCTACACCTCGGTCAGATCATAGCTGTAGTCCCAAGCAGAGCCATGGTAAATCTGATGGAGGGATGTTGTCTACTAGTAGTCCTGTAACAGGGGCAACTCCAGCATCAGTGATACACACACCTATACACTTAATGGACAGGTCACCTCCCAACAGGTAAAATTTCTCAATATTAAGATCATTAAGAGAGTAGTTTTCTAAAGACATTTATTAGTTTCTGATATTTTAATGTTGCATGTAAATTATGATAATATGGTTTCCTAACCATTGTGCtgcaaaaaaaatctttatagactaaaaaatatttttgaatgaaattatTGCTAATGTAAGAACAAAAGTTATTAAATGATGAATGATATAAAACTCATCAAGACAAACTCATAATTGTAAAAACTGGCATGACAAAACGACAGAGACATTTGGTGATAAAACTGTAAAATATGAACAACCTTCCATAAAAATGTGACCCTAAAAATATTGAGAAGATCGACATCTAGACCAACAACATGTATAGTAATACCAGACTTGCATGTAATtttatccattctcaattttaccacaCACATTTCACATTGAGATAAGATGATTAATGGGTGTGAACAGAGAGGCTCACCCAGGCCATAAGTagtaatatttacatatattttctttttacttcATCTAAAGATGTATTAAAATTAACATATTACTTTTTTTCTGTAGGTCCTGTGAGAAACAGCCATTAGTTGGAGGAGGTATACCAGTTCCCGTTGTAAAAACATCACCATGGGTACAATACCACACGCCACACTCCTCCTACGGTGATCCTAAAGACTGGACAGTACATAATGACCTCTATTCCTGTCATCAGAAGTCACGGGGAATAATAGCGGACACCATGGCACATATCTCAAAAGTGACTATTCAGTGAATAAAAACTCTACTGTTATACTTTGTGATATTGTGATGTGTTTTAATACTCAGAGAGAATGACTTTG encodes:
- the LOC139493180 gene encoding single-minded homolog 1-like isoform X2, translated to MVLKLLEIILNVKAPSKDPPKSNPSKRHRERLNSELDHLASLLPFEQSVISKLDKLSILRLAVSFLRTKAYFQAVLPDRYNLESHHHIISRSHFFPHNGFSEGESILQALYGFLFVVTCDGEVFFAARTVEQYLGFHQSDIIHQSVMELIHSEDREEFKKQLTWNSTLPQEKSSMTLHEIMMPENYHYLHRSFTVRFRCLLDNTSGFITLEINGWIRLLHNNIAPRSTEEPQMGLFATCCPFGPLSLLDLPSRELTFKSKHKMDFSPMSMDNRGKMMFGFSDRELATKSGYDLVHPDDLNYFSAAHQELIKTGSSGLIAYRWLTKEFRWIWLQSSCKVIYKNSKPDFVICTHRQLTDDEGQDLFHKRGNEFKLPYPLLDLDICSGFDFPNDEMMSKMKNGKQKKQKNQGGREYLQSPGRKRKTGCRDIINGINGFSGNYPQYGNFEGSDFKPEILYPYPPNNFGIEPEVYRPHGYTSFPGTVYPSADTYGFTEAEKHSYANGYYLDSHRRQYQHTLGYHGNGYPDLMTPASKYGYGFGCDSYGLELAKKVHYGEDLSRLDNDFRKYAYEYGSDRLQPRLNGSLEPVDLRSSSMYGSTGYVNGVDSMVSHGTGYSSSSLIKPETIHGQSLISKETKVICSTNDLAQNGQGLTIPLQHNSVIKNNTSPRSIQNSRNSDHVNGHLSNSYNNSGRGNVISSPGSSWNPCLKNSSPNSTPRSDHSCSPKQSHGKSDGGMLSTSSPVTGATPASVIHTPIHLMDRSPPNRSCEKQPLVGGGIPVPVVKTSPWVQYHTPHSSYGDPKDWTVHNDLYSCHQKSRGIIADTMAHISKVTIQ
- the LOC139493180 gene encoding single-minded homolog 1-like isoform X1; translation: MVDDWVIKTMYATKRRRRTVKSVKAPSKDPPKSNPSKRHRERLNSELDHLASLLPFEQSVISKLDKLSILRLAVSFLRTKAYFQAVLPDRYNLESHHHIISRSHFFPHNGFSEGESILQALYGFLFVVTCDGEVFFAARTVEQYLGFHQSDIIHQSVMELIHSEDREEFKKQLTWNSTLPQEKSSMTLHEIMMPENYHYLHRSFTVRFRCLLDNTSGFITLEINGWIRLLHNNIAPRSTEEPQMGLFATCCPFGPLSLLDLPSRELTFKSKHKMDFSPMSMDNRGKMMFGFSDRELATKSGYDLVHPDDLNYFSAAHQELIKTGSSGLIAYRWLTKEFRWIWLQSSCKVIYKNSKPDFVICTHRQLTDDEGQDLFHKRGNEFKLPYPLLDLDICSGFDFPNDEMMSKMKNGKQKKQKNQGGREYLQSPGRKRKTGCRDIINGINGFSGNYPQYGNFEGSDFKPEILYPYPPNNFGIEPEVYRPHGYTSFPGTVYPSADTYGFTEAEKHSYANGYYLDSHRRQYQHTLGYHGNGYPDLMTPASKYGYGFGCDSYGLELAKKVHYGEDLSRLDNDFRKYAYEYGSDRLQPRLNGSLEPVDLRSSSMYGSTGYVNGVDSMVSHGTGYSSSSLIKPETIHGQSLISKETKVICSTNDLAQNGQGLTIPLQHNSVIKNNTSPRSIQNSRNSDHVNGHLSNSYNNSGRGNVISSPGSSWNPCLKNSSPNSTPRSDHSCSPKQSHGKSDGGMLSTSSPVTGATPASVIHTPIHLMDRSPPNRSCEKQPLVGGGIPVPVVKTSPWVQYHTPHSSYGDPKDWTVHNDLYSCHQKSRGIIADTMAHISKVTIQ